One Streptomyces sp. NBC_01237 genomic region harbors:
- a CDS encoding agmatine deiminase family protein, translated as MTPSATFRMPPEWAPHERTWMAWPGPNPTFDSDAELDGARRAWADVARAVRRFEPVTMVVGPGQQESAAALLGPDIELAVRPLDDAWMRDIGPTFVTDGRELAAVDWTFNGWGAQGWARWEHDAHIARGVAELAAVPVHSSPLVNEGGAIHVDGEGTVLLTETVQLGKERNPGWTREQVEAEIHARLGTEKAIWLPRGLTADYGTFGTLGHVDIVAAFARPGTVLAHVQPDPAHPDHEITRETLRVLRAATDARGRPLEVVEVPAPTVLRVDAEWADYSYINHYLCNGGVILCAFDDPRDQEAAALFGRLFPDRTVTPVDARTIFAGGGGIHCVTQQQPKV; from the coding sequence ATGACGCCCTCCGCGACCTTCCGCATGCCCCCCGAGTGGGCCCCGCACGAGCGCACCTGGATGGCCTGGCCCGGCCCCAACCCCACCTTCGACAGCGACGCCGAACTCGACGGGGCCCGCCGCGCCTGGGCCGACGTCGCCCGCGCGGTGCGCCGCTTCGAACCCGTCACCATGGTCGTCGGCCCCGGCCAGCAGGAGAGCGCCGCAGCCCTGCTCGGCCCGGACATCGAGCTGGCCGTCCGCCCCCTGGACGACGCCTGGATGCGCGACATCGGCCCCACCTTCGTCACCGACGGACGCGAACTGGCCGCCGTCGACTGGACGTTCAACGGGTGGGGTGCCCAGGGCTGGGCGCGCTGGGAGCACGACGCGCACATCGCCCGCGGCGTCGCGGAGCTGGCCGCCGTCCCCGTGCACAGCTCCCCGCTCGTCAACGAGGGCGGCGCGATCCACGTCGACGGCGAGGGCACCGTCCTGCTCACCGAGACCGTCCAGCTCGGCAAGGAGCGCAACCCCGGCTGGACCCGTGAACAGGTCGAGGCCGAGATCCACGCCCGGCTCGGCACCGAGAAGGCCATCTGGCTGCCCCGCGGCCTCACCGCCGACTACGGCACCTTCGGCACCCTGGGCCACGTCGACATCGTCGCCGCCTTCGCCCGCCCCGGCACGGTGCTCGCCCATGTCCAGCCGGACCCGGCCCACCCCGACCACGAGATCACCCGCGAGACCCTGCGAGTCCTGCGCGCCGCCACCGACGCCCGGGGCCGGCCCCTGGAGGTGGTCGAGGTCCCGGCCCCCACGGTGCTGCGGGTGGACGCCGAGTGGGCCGACTACTCCTACATCAACCACTACCTCTGCAACGGCGGCGTGATCCTCTGCGCCTTCGACGACCCGCGTGACCAGGAGGCGGCGGCCCTCTTCGGCCGGCTCTTCCCGGACCGCACGGTGACCCCGGTCGACGCCCGTACGATCTTCGCGGGCGGTGGAGGCATCCACTGCGTCACCCAGCAGCAACCGAAGGTCTGA
- a CDS encoding 3-isopropylmalate dehydrogenase, with product MSRSINLAVIPGDGIGQEVVAQGLKVLNAVLPQDVKLETKEYDLGAQRWHRTGETLPDAELEALKSHDAILLGAIGDPSVPSGVLERGLLLKLRFAFDHFINLRPSKLFPNTATPLAGRPDIDFVVVREGTEGPYTGNGGSLRTGTPAEVATEVSLNTAYGVERVVRDAFERANARPRKKLTLVHKNNVLVYAGHLWKNTFDRVATEYPEVSTDYLHVDAATIFFVTQPERFDVIVTDNLFGDILTDLAAAVTGGIGLAASGNINPTGTFPSMFEPVHGSAPDIAGQGKADPTATILSVALLLRHLGYETQAARIEDAVSADLAERDGGSTRTTDEIGDALAVRVAS from the coding sequence ATGTCTCGCAGCATCAATCTCGCAGTGATCCCCGGTGACGGAATCGGCCAGGAAGTCGTGGCCCAGGGCCTCAAGGTCCTCAACGCTGTCCTCCCGCAGGATGTGAAGCTGGAGACCAAGGAGTACGACCTTGGCGCCCAGCGCTGGCACCGCACCGGTGAAACCCTCCCGGACGCGGAGCTGGAGGCGCTCAAGAGCCACGACGCCATCCTGCTCGGCGCGATCGGTGACCCGTCCGTGCCCTCCGGTGTCCTGGAGCGCGGGCTGCTGCTGAAGCTGCGCTTCGCCTTCGACCACTTCATCAACCTGCGGCCGTCGAAGCTGTTCCCGAACACCGCGACCCCGCTGGCGGGCCGCCCGGACATCGACTTCGTCGTCGTCCGCGAGGGCACCGAAGGCCCGTACACGGGCAACGGCGGCTCCCTGCGCACCGGTACCCCGGCCGAAGTCGCCACCGAGGTCAGCCTGAACACGGCGTACGGTGTCGAGCGCGTCGTCCGCGACGCCTTCGAACGGGCGAACGCCCGTCCGCGCAAGAAGCTGACGCTGGTCCACAAGAACAACGTCCTCGTCTACGCCGGTCACCTGTGGAAGAACACCTTCGACCGGGTCGCGACCGAGTACCCCGAGGTCAGCACCGACTACCTGCACGTCGACGCCGCGACGATCTTCTTCGTCACCCAGCCGGAGCGCTTCGACGTCATCGTCACCGACAACCTCTTCGGTGACATCCTCACCGACCTCGCCGCAGCCGTGACCGGCGGCATCGGCCTGGCCGCGTCCGGCAACATCAACCCGACGGGCACCTTCCCGTCGATGTTCGAGCCGGTCCACGGCTCTGCCCCCGACATCGCGGGCCAGGGCAAGGCCGACCCGACCGCCACGATCCTCTCCGTCGCCCTCCTGCTGCGCCACCTCGGCTACGAGACCCAGGCCGCGCGCATCGAGGACGCCGTCTCCGCCGACCTCGCGGAGCGCGACGGGGGCAGCACGCGCACCACCGACGAGATCGGTGACGCGCTCGCGGTACGAGTAGCGAGCTGA
- the cimA gene encoding citramalate synthase, which yields MTTKAKATDDSFHVFDTTLRDGAQREGINLTVADKLTIARHLDNFGVGFIEGGWPGANPRDTEFFSRAQHEIEFQNAQLVAFGATRRAGGKASEDPQVKALLESGAPVITLVAKSHDRHVELALRTTLEENLEMVRDTVSHLREQGRRVFVDCEHFFDGYRANPDYAKAVVRAAHESGADVVILCDTNGGMLPAQVQAVVATVLADTGARLGIHAQDDTGCAVANTLAAVDAGATHVQCTANGYGERVGNANLFPVVAALELKYGRTVLPEGALADMTRISHAIAEVVNLTPSTHQPYVGVSAFAHKAGLHASAIKVDPDLYQHIDPALVGNTMRMLVSDMAGRASIELKGKELGIDLGGDRELVGRVVERVKERELRGYTYEAADASFELLLRGEVEGRARRYFRTESWRAIVENRPDGTHANEATVKLWAKGERIVATAEGNGPVNALDRALRVALERIYPQLAKLELVDYKVRILEGRTGTESTTRVLITTGDGTGDWATVGVAENVIAASWQALEDAYTFGLLRAGIEPTE from the coding sequence ATGACCACCAAGGCCAAGGCCACCGACGACAGCTTCCATGTCTTCGACACCACACTGCGCGACGGTGCACAGCGTGAAGGCATCAACCTGACGGTCGCGGACAAGCTGACCATTGCCCGGCACCTGGACAACTTCGGCGTGGGATTCATCGAGGGCGGCTGGCCGGGCGCCAACCCCCGCGACACGGAGTTCTTCTCCCGTGCCCAGCACGAGATCGAGTTCCAGAACGCCCAGCTCGTCGCGTTCGGCGCGACCCGCAGGGCGGGTGGCAAGGCTTCCGAGGACCCGCAGGTCAAGGCGTTGCTGGAGTCGGGGGCGCCGGTGATCACCCTGGTCGCCAAGTCCCACGACCGCCACGTGGAGCTGGCCCTGCGCACCACCCTGGAGGAGAACCTGGAGATGGTCCGCGACACCGTCTCCCATCTCCGCGAACAGGGCCGCCGGGTCTTCGTCGACTGCGAGCACTTCTTCGACGGCTACCGCGCCAACCCCGACTACGCCAAGGCCGTGGTCCGGGCCGCCCACGAGTCCGGCGCCGATGTCGTGATCCTCTGCGACACCAACGGGGGCATGCTCCCCGCCCAGGTGCAGGCCGTCGTCGCCACCGTCCTCGCCGACACCGGCGCCCGGCTCGGCATCCATGCCCAGGACGACACCGGGTGCGCCGTCGCCAACACCCTGGCCGCCGTGGACGCGGGCGCCACCCACGTCCAGTGCACCGCCAACGGCTACGGTGAACGGGTCGGCAACGCCAATCTCTTCCCGGTCGTCGCCGCGCTGGAACTCAAGTACGGCAGGACCGTGCTCCCCGAGGGCGCGCTCGCCGACATGACGCGGATCTCGCACGCCATCGCCGAGGTCGTCAACCTCACCCCCTCCACCCACCAGCCCTATGTGGGGGTCTCCGCCTTCGCCCACAAGGCCGGGCTGCACGCCTCCGCGATCAAGGTCGACCCCGACCTGTACCAGCACATCGATCCGGCGCTGGTTGGCAACACCATGCGGATGCTGGTCTCCGACATGGCGGGCCGCGCCTCCATCGAGCTCAAGGGCAAGGAGCTCGGCATCGACCTCGGGGGCGACCGCGAGCTGGTCGGCCGTGTGGTCGAGCGCGTCAAGGAGCGCGAACTCAGGGGCTACACCTACGAGGCGGCCGACGCCTCCTTCGAACTGCTGCTGCGCGGTGAGGTCGAGGGGCGGGCCCGCCGCTACTTCCGTACCGAGTCCTGGCGCGCCATCGTGGAGAACCGCCCCGACGGCACGCACGCCAACGAGGCGACCGTGAAGCTCTGGGCCAAGGGCGAGCGCATCGTCGCCACCGCCGAGGGCAACGGCCCGGTCAACGCGCTCGACCGGGCCCTGCGCGTCGCCCTGGAGCGGATCTACCCGCAGCTCGCCAAGCTGGAGCTGGTGGACTACAAGGTCCGCATCCTGGAGGGCCGCACCGGCACCGAGTCCACCACCCGCGTACTGATCACCACGGGTGACGGAACCGGTGACTGGGCGACGGTGGGGGTCGCGGAGAACGTCATCGCCGCGTCCTGGCAGGCGCTGGAGGACGCGTACACCTTCGGACTGCTGCGGGCCGGGATCGAGCCGACCGAGTAG
- a CDS encoding urease subunit alpha yields the protein MDPYAYAATHGPRAGDRVRLGDSGLTVRVESDAQRPGEEFLAGFGKTARDGLHLKAAAVRDTCDVVISNVLVIDVVQGIRKVSIGIREGRISAIGRAGNPDTLDGVDVVVGTGTSIVSGEGLIATAGAVDTHVHLLSPRIMEASLASGVTTVIGQEFGPVWGVGVNSPWALRHAFNAFDAWPVNIGFLGRGSSSHRAPLVEALAEGGACGFKVHEDMGAHTRALDTALRVAEEYDVQVALHSDGLNECLSVEDTLSVLEGRTIHAFHIEGCGGGHVPDVLKMAGVANVIGSSTNPTLPFGRDAVAEHYGMIVSVHDLKTDLPGDAAMARDRIRAGTMGAEDVLHDLGAIGITSSDAQGMGRAGETVRRTFAMAGKMKGELGPMEGDGPGDDNARVLRYLAKLTINPAIAHGLSHEVGSIETGKLADIVLWRPEFFGAKPQLVLKSGFPAYGVTGDPNAATDTCEPLVLGPQFGAHGATPADLSVAFVSEAATQLGADLMPTRRRRVGVRGTRGIGPADLRLNSRTGQVAVDADSGLVTLDGEPLRSEPADSVSLNRLYFL from the coding sequence ATGGACCCGTACGCATACGCCGCCACGCACGGCCCGCGCGCCGGGGACCGGGTCAGGCTCGGGGACTCCGGGCTGACCGTCCGTGTCGAGTCCGACGCGCAGAGACCCGGTGAGGAGTTCCTCGCCGGATTCGGCAAGACCGCCCGCGACGGGCTGCACCTCAAGGCCGCGGCCGTCCGCGACACCTGCGATGTCGTGATCAGCAATGTGCTGGTCATCGACGTGGTGCAGGGCATCCGGAAGGTGTCCATCGGTATCCGCGAGGGCCGGATCTCGGCGATCGGGCGGGCCGGGAACCCGGACACCCTCGACGGTGTCGACGTGGTCGTCGGCACCGGCACGTCCATCGTCTCCGGCGAGGGACTGATCGCCACGGCGGGCGCCGTGGACACCCATGTCCATCTGCTCTCGCCGCGCATCATGGAAGCCTCGCTCGCCTCCGGCGTCACCACGGTCATCGGCCAGGAGTTCGGCCCGGTCTGGGGCGTCGGCGTCAACTCGCCGTGGGCCCTGCGGCACGCCTTCAACGCCTTCGACGCCTGGCCGGTCAACATCGGCTTCCTGGGCCGCGGTTCCTCCTCCCACCGGGCGCCGCTGGTCGAGGCGCTGGCGGAGGGCGGGGCCTGCGGCTTCAAGGTCCATGAGGACATGGGCGCCCACACCCGCGCCCTGGACACCGCGCTGCGGGTCGCCGAGGAGTACGACGTCCAGGTCGCCCTGCACAGCGACGGGCTGAACGAGTGCCTGTCGGTGGAGGACACCCTGAGCGTCCTGGAGGGCCGCACGATCCACGCCTTCCACATCGAGGGCTGCGGCGGCGGGCACGTCCCCGACGTCCTGAAGATGGCGGGCGTGGCGAATGTCATCGGCTCCTCCACCAACCCCACCCTGCCCTTCGGCCGGGACGCGGTCGCCGAGCACTACGGGATGATCGTCTCCGTACACGACCTGAAGACCGACCTGCCCGGCGACGCGGCCATGGCCCGCGACCGCATCCGGGCGGGCACCATGGGCGCCGAGGACGTGCTGCACGACCTCGGCGCCATCGGGATCACCTCGTCCGACGCCCAGGGGATGGGCCGGGCCGGCGAGACGGTCCGCCGTACGTTCGCGATGGCCGGAAAGATGAAGGGCGAGCTGGGCCCGATGGAGGGTGACGGACCGGGCGACGACAACGCCCGCGTGCTGCGCTACCTGGCCAAGCTCACGATCAACCCGGCCATCGCCCACGGCCTCTCCCACGAGGTCGGCTCCATCGAGACCGGCAAGCTCGCCGACATCGTGCTGTGGCGCCCCGAGTTCTTCGGCGCGAAGCCGCAGCTGGTCCTGAAGTCCGGCTTCCCCGCGTACGGCGTCACGGGCGACCCGAACGCGGCCACCGACACCTGTGAACCCCTGGTCCTGGGACCGCAGTTCGGCGCCCACGGAGCGACCCCGGCCGACCTCTCGGTGGCGTTCGTCTCCGAGGCGGCGACCCAGCTCGGCGCCGACCTGATGCCTACCCGCCGCCGCCGGGTCGGGGTCCGCGGCACCCGGGGCATCGGCCCCGCGGACCTGCGCCTCAACTCCCGTACGGGACAGGTCGCCGTGGACGCGGACAGCGGCCTTGTCACGCTGGACGGTGAGCCGCTGCGCTCCGAGCCCGCCGACTCCGTCTCCCTCAACCGTCTCTACTTCCTCTAG
- a CDS encoding LacI family DNA-binding transcriptional regulator, which translates to MRVTIADVARAAGVSKTTVSRVINLKGEVDVSTAARVREVIAQLGYVPSSGAVGLARGSSRTVGMLVPSLTWPWMGELLQGVVDTVEAADYGLLLFTCNRGAESVQRFTTQVSARAFDGLVVVEPENTLYHLTELHRDGLPIVLIDDRGHHPEFPSVVTTNHEGGASAARHLLAAGRTRPMVLTGPRNFGCVRDRLSGFRSVLPTELVVHGDFTERCGRLAVEELLAAGVEFDSVFAHNDISAAGVLRALRAAGRRVPDDIAVVGFDDIPMAEHTAPPLTTVRQPTRRMGETAARMLLSHLGGTPVPDEPAVLPTELVVRHSAP; encoded by the coding sequence TTGCGTGTCACCATCGCCGATGTCGCCCGTGCGGCGGGCGTCAGCAAGACGACCGTGTCGCGGGTCATCAACCTCAAGGGCGAAGTGGACGTCTCCACGGCCGCCCGCGTTCGTGAAGTGATCGCACAGCTCGGCTATGTGCCGAGCTCGGGCGCCGTCGGACTGGCCCGCGGCAGCAGCCGTACGGTCGGGATGCTGGTGCCGTCGCTGACCTGGCCGTGGATGGGCGAACTGCTCCAGGGCGTCGTCGACACCGTCGAGGCCGCCGACTACGGGCTGCTGCTCTTCACCTGCAACCGCGGCGCCGAATCCGTCCAGCGCTTCACCACCCAGGTGTCGGCGCGCGCCTTCGACGGACTCGTCGTCGTGGAGCCGGAGAACACGCTCTACCACCTGACCGAACTGCACCGCGACGGCCTGCCGATCGTCCTCATCGACGACCGGGGCCACCACCCGGAATTCCCCTCCGTCGTGACCACCAACCACGAGGGAGGCGCGTCGGCGGCCCGCCATCTGCTGGCCGCGGGGCGCACCAGACCGATGGTCCTCACGGGCCCGCGGAACTTCGGCTGCGTACGTGACCGGCTCAGCGGCTTCCGCTCGGTCCTGCCCACCGAACTGGTCGTGCACGGTGACTTCACCGAGCGGTGCGGCCGCCTCGCGGTGGAGGAACTCCTCGCCGCCGGGGTGGAGTTCGACTCCGTCTTCGCGCACAACGACATCAGCGCCGCGGGTGTGCTGAGGGCCCTGCGCGCCGCCGGGCGCCGGGTACCGGACGACATCGCGGTGGTCGGCTTCGACGACATCCCGATGGCCGAGCACACCGCACCGCCCCTGACCACCGTGCGCCAGCCCACCCGGCGGATGGGGGAGACGGCGGCGCGGATGCTGCTGTCCCACCTCGGCGGCACACCCGTACCGGACGAACCTGCCGTGCTGCCCACCGAACTGGTCGTGCGCCACTCGGCGCCGTAA
- a CDS encoding ABC transporter substrate-binding protein — MSVRRRHTLRALSAATAVVALAAGCSSANSGANKGGAGASGVLTLGKPDGPQTNNSNPFLNTSASATLGYRYMIYEPLAMTNQVRPTDKAAPWLATDWTWEANFTKVSFTLDARAKWADGKPLTAADVEYTFSLLKKHPALNGNGIPFDGIAVEGGKVVLTFKESQFVNQNKIIQTYIVPKHIWEKVDNPETWPNRTPVGSGPYKLKTFTPQTTTLTATPTYWKGATKVKELRYTAYNDNSAATTALASGKVEWSFVFMPNYKQLYIAKDPENHKLWFPSGLGIHGLWFNTARKPFDNPALRRAMAMVVDRRAIHVQAQATLYPEITNPTGIPLPAGDPFLAPEYAKATTAPDVAGAKKVLTDAGFTLAGGVLKDPGGKPVKLTFTDPAGWNDYITGLSIIKDNIKQLGIEAKVKTQTAEAWGADVANGNFDATLHWTNSGATPYDMYQNIMDGSILQPVGKSSQLGNFGRFKSPEATAALKEYANATDDATRTKAMNTLQKIFVEQAPVIPTAAAPIGAEYSTKNWTGWPTEADPYAPPQHTQPTALEIVLKLKPTK, encoded by the coding sequence ATGTCCGTACGCCGTCGCCACACGTTGAGAGCGCTCTCAGCCGCCACCGCCGTGGTCGCGCTCGCCGCCGGTTGCTCGTCCGCCAACTCGGGTGCCAACAAGGGGGGAGCCGGTGCCTCCGGCGTGCTGACCCTCGGCAAGCCGGACGGGCCGCAGACCAACAACAGCAACCCGTTCCTGAACACCTCGGCGAGTGCCACCCTCGGCTACCGCTACATGATCTACGAGCCGCTGGCGATGACGAACCAGGTCCGCCCCACGGACAAGGCGGCCCCGTGGCTCGCCACCGACTGGACGTGGGAGGCCAACTTCACCAAGGTCTCCTTCACGCTCGACGCGCGCGCGAAGTGGGCCGACGGCAAGCCGCTGACCGCCGCGGACGTCGAGTACACCTTCAGCCTGCTGAAGAAGCACCCGGCGCTCAACGGCAACGGCATCCCCTTCGACGGGATCGCCGTGGAGGGCGGGAAGGTCGTCCTGACCTTCAAGGAGTCCCAGTTCGTCAACCAGAACAAGATCATCCAGACCTACATCGTGCCCAAGCACATCTGGGAGAAGGTCGACAACCCGGAGACCTGGCCCAACCGCACCCCGGTCGGCTCGGGCCCGTACAAGCTGAAGACCTTCACCCCGCAGACCACGACGCTGACGGCGACGCCGACGTACTGGAAGGGCGCGACGAAGGTCAAGGAGCTGCGGTACACCGCGTACAACGACAACAGCGCGGCGACCACGGCACTGGCGAGCGGCAAGGTCGAGTGGTCGTTCGTCTTCATGCCGAACTACAAGCAGCTGTACATCGCCAAGGACCCCGAGAACCACAAGCTCTGGTTCCCCTCCGGGCTCGGCATCCACGGACTGTGGTTCAACACCGCCCGCAAGCCCTTCGACAACCCGGCACTGCGCAGGGCGATGGCCATGGTGGTCGACCGCCGGGCGATCCACGTCCAGGCCCAGGCGACGCTGTACCCGGAGATCACCAACCCGACCGGCATCCCGCTGCCCGCCGGTGACCCCTTCCTCGCGCCGGAGTACGCGAAGGCCACCACCGCGCCCGATGTGGCCGGGGCCAAGAAGGTGCTCACCGACGCCGGGTTCACGCTCGCCGGCGGCGTACTGAAGGACCCGGGCGGCAAGCCCGTGAAGCTGACCTTCACCGACCCGGCCGGCTGGAACGACTACATCACCGGGCTCTCGATCATCAAGGACAACATCAAGCAGCTCGGCATCGAGGCCAAGGTCAAGACGCAGACCGCCGAGGCCTGGGGCGCGGACGTCGCCAACGGCAACTTCGACGCCACCCTGCACTGGACCAACAGCGGCGCCACGCCCTACGACATGTACCAGAACATCATGGACGGCTCGATCCTCCAGCCCGTCGGCAAGAGCTCCCAGCTCGGCAACTTCGGCCGCTTCAAGAGCCCGGAGGCCACCGCGGCGCTCAAGGAGTACGCGAACGCCACCGACGACGCCACCCGCACCAAGGCCATGAACACCCTCCAGAAGATCTTCGTGGAGCAGGCTCCCGTCATCCCGACGGCCGCCGCTCCCATCGGCGCCGAGTACTCCACGAAGAACTGGACCGGCTGGCCCACCGAGGCCGACCCCTACGCCCCGCCGCAGCACACCCAGCCCACCGCGCTGGAGATCGTGCTGAAGCTCAAGCCCACCAAGTAA
- a CDS encoding branched-chain amino acid aminotransferase, with protein sequence MTTPTIELKPSSNPLSDAEREAILVNPGFGRHFTDNMVTIRWTEGRGWHDAQLVPYGPLSMDPANMTLHYAQEIFEGLKAYRQADGSVATFRPEANAERFQRSAARLAMPQLPVETFIEACDVLVQQDKAWVPAHGGEESLYLRPFMIAAEVGLGVKPANEYLFLVIASPAGAYFPGGVKPVSIWLSENRVRAVPGGMGDAKTGGNYAASLLAQAEAAAQGCDQVAYLDAVEHKWVEELGGMNLYFVYGQEDGSKRIVTPALTGSLLAGVTRDSLLKVARDLGYASEEGRVSIDQWREDTANGTLTEVFACGTAAVITPVGIVKSADGDWTQGDGTPGEVTLKLRERLLDIQRGVVEDTHGWMHPLG encoded by the coding sequence ATGACGACGCCCACGATCGAGCTCAAGCCCTCCTCGAACCCGCTGTCCGACGCGGAGCGCGAGGCGATCCTGGTCAACCCCGGATTCGGCCGCCACTTCACCGACAACATGGTGACCATCAGGTGGACCGAGGGCCGCGGCTGGCACGACGCCCAGCTCGTCCCCTACGGCCCGCTGTCGATGGATCCGGCCAATATGACCCTGCACTACGCGCAGGAGATCTTCGAGGGCCTCAAGGCGTACCGCCAGGCCGACGGTTCGGTCGCCACCTTCCGCCCCGAGGCCAACGCCGAGCGCTTCCAGCGTTCCGCCGCCCGCCTCGCCATGCCGCAGCTGCCGGTCGAGACGTTCATCGAGGCGTGCGACGTCCTGGTCCAGCAGGACAAGGCATGGGTCCCGGCGCACGGCGGCGAGGAGTCCCTCTACCTGCGCCCGTTCATGATCGCGGCCGAGGTCGGCCTCGGCGTGAAGCCCGCCAACGAGTACCTCTTCCTGGTCATCGCCTCGCCCGCCGGCGCCTACTTCCCCGGTGGCGTCAAGCCCGTCTCGATCTGGCTCTCGGAGAACCGCGTCCGCGCCGTCCCCGGCGGCATGGGCGACGCCAAGACCGGTGGCAACTACGCCGCGTCCCTCCTCGCCCAGGCCGAGGCCGCCGCCCAGGGCTGCGACCAGGTCGCCTACCTCGACGCCGTGGAGCACAAGTGGGTCGAGGAGCTCGGCGGGATGAACCTCTACTTCGTGTACGGGCAGGAGGACGGGTCGAAGCGGATCGTCACCCCGGCGCTGACCGGCTCCCTGCTCGCCGGTGTCACCCGCGACTCGCTCCTCAAGGTCGCCCGTGACCTCGGTTACGCGTCCGAGGAGGGCCGTGTCTCCATCGACCAGTGGCGCGAGGACACCGCCAACGGCACCCTCACCGAGGTCTTCGCCTGCGGCACCGCCGCCGTCATCACGCCCGTCGGCATCGTCAAGTCCGCGGACGGCGACTGGACCCAGGGCGACGGCACGCCCGGCGAGGTCACGCTGAAGCTGCGCGAGCGCCTGCTCGACATCCAGCGCGGAGTGGTCGAGGACACCCACGGCTGGATGCACCCGCTCGGCTAG
- a CDS encoding TetR/AcrR family transcriptional regulator has protein sequence MPASPRRRNTAPPREDVLAAAMATIAERGLDGLTMAGLGREVHMSSGHLLYYFRTKDELLLQTLEWSEDRLGAQRRALLARPGTVRERLDAYIALYVPEGHRDPHWTLWLEVWNRSRDADDDARVRQGAIEGAWHRDLVALVAEGVSRGEFRAVDAERFATRLRALLDGFSVHVTVGIPGTGRDRVLDRVAEFTDEALAPARS, from the coding sequence ATGCCCGCCTCCCCCCGTCGCCGCAACACCGCCCCGCCGCGCGAGGACGTGCTGGCCGCCGCCATGGCCACGATCGCCGAGCGGGGGCTCGACGGGCTCACCATGGCCGGGCTCGGGCGGGAGGTCCACATGAGCAGCGGGCACCTGCTCTACTACTTCCGCACCAAGGACGAGCTGCTGCTCCAGACCCTGGAGTGGAGCGAGGACCGTCTCGGTGCGCAGCGGCGCGCGCTGCTCGCCCGGCCGGGCACGGTCCGGGAACGGCTGGACGCGTACATCGCCCTGTACGTCCCCGAAGGGCACCGCGACCCGCACTGGACCCTCTGGCTGGAGGTCTGGAACCGTTCGCGGGACGCGGACGACGACGCCCGGGTCCGGCAGGGCGCCATCGAGGGCGCCTGGCACCGGGATCTGGTGGCCCTGGTCGCCGAAGGGGTCTCGCGCGGGGAGTTCCGGGCGGTGGACGCGGAACGGTTCGCGACCCGGCTGCGGGCGCTCCTGGACGGGTTCAGCGTCCATGTGACGGTGGGCATCCCCGGTACGGGCCGGGACCGGGTCCTGGACCGGGTGGCGGAGTTCACGGACGAGGCGCTGGCGCCCGCCCGGTCCTGA
- the ureA gene encoding urease subunit gamma: protein MRLTPTERDRLLLFGAAELARARRARGLRLNVPEATALIADTVCEAARDGRRLAEAIEAARSVLGPDDVLPGVADVVTEVHVEAVFDDGSRLAVVSRPLGAGLGDRAPGALVPGPAAPEPVPALLLTVRNTATVPVSVTSHFHFFEANPRLDFDRGSAYGMRLCVPAGSSVRFGPGERVEVGLEPIGGARIAIGFAGLVDGPLDAPGAKEEALRRAVACGYLGAERRPEAEAARAGADAARAAAQTEGAVPEAEGAGAEERTGAASGEERH, encoded by the coding sequence ATGCGACTGACCCCGACGGAACGCGACCGGCTGCTGCTCTTCGGTGCCGCCGAACTGGCCCGTGCCCGCCGTGCCCGGGGTCTGCGGCTCAATGTCCCCGAGGCGACCGCGCTGATCGCGGACACCGTCTGCGAGGCCGCCCGTGACGGACGGCGGCTGGCCGAGGCGATCGAGGCGGCCCGCTCCGTGCTCGGCCCCGACGACGTGCTGCCGGGCGTCGCCGACGTGGTCACCGAGGTCCATGTGGAGGCCGTCTTCGACGACGGCTCCCGGCTCGCCGTCGTCTCCCGCCCGCTGGGCGCCGGCCTCGGCGACCGGGCGCCCGGCGCGCTCGTCCCCGGCCCCGCTGCTCCCGAACCGGTCCCCGCGCTCCTGCTGACCGTCCGGAACACCGCGACCGTGCCCGTCAGCGTGACCTCCCACTTCCACTTCTTCGAGGCCAACCCCCGGCTCGACTTCGACCGGGGCTCGGCGTACGGGATGCGGCTGTGCGTGCCCGCCGGGTCCTCGGTCCGCTTCGGCCCCGGCGAGCGCGTCGAGGTCGGTCTGGAGCCGATCGGCGGCGCCCGGATCGCGATCGGATTCGCCGGGCTCGTCGACGGTCCGCTGGACGCACCGGGTGCCAAGGAGGAGGCCCTGCGCCGCGCGGTGGCCTGCGGCTACCTCGGAGCGGAACGGCGGCCGGAAGCGGAAGCCGCACGAGCCGGTGCGGACGCCGCACGAGCCGCCGCGCAAACCGAAGGAGCCGTACCGGAAGCCGAAGGAGCCGGAGCCGAAGAGCGGACCGGAGCCGCGTCCGGCGAGGAGAGGCACTGA